From Diadema setosum chromosome 5, eeDiaSeto1, whole genome shotgun sequence, the proteins below share one genomic window:
- the LOC140228620 gene encoding uncharacterized protein isoform X1, with product MAKSIAVVDFEAYRIDAERGDDKAFQKLVDEVKHALTTVGFMYLVNHGIPSDKIEDAFKYSKKFFELPEETKLSYTGPQDNKYSIHGFEETEKERCCLERPHDLKQCFNYTVKAVTEDVRQTPRCMWPDKSLPEFRQSMEELYGWCIKLHNKILDVMGHALELKDPLHFRSLHKNLGTKRNSTILRTLYYPPPNFEQLKENQIRCGEHTDYGGITLLFQDAQGGLEVQDVEGSWISARPLEGAVIVNLGDLMQMWTADKLIASVHRVIMPSAPVPRQSIVFFGHPDDDETISCIDGSNKYPPVNSLEYLERRLNATY from the exons ATGGCAAAGAGCATAGCAGTCGTGGATTTCGAGGCGTATCGTATCGATGCCGAACGCGGAGATGATAAGGCATTTCAAAAGTTGGTGGACGAAGTCAAGCACGCTCTCACCACTGTAGGTTTCATGTACCTCGTCAATCATGGAATTCCTTCAGATAAG ATCGAAGATGCCTTCAAATATTCAAAGAAGTTCTTCGAGCTGCCTGAAGAAACCAAGCTGAGCTACACTGGTCCCCAGGATAACAAGTACTCCATCCATGGCTTCGAAGAGACTGAAAAAGAGAG GTGCTGCTTAGAGAGACCACACGATCTCAAGCAGTGCTTCAACTACACGGTGAAAGCAGTCACAGAGGATGTACGTCAAACTCCTCGCTGT ATGTGGCCTGATAAAAGCTTGCCAGAGTTCAGACAGTCCATGGAGGAGTTGTATGGCTGGTGCATCAAACTTCACAACAAAATTCTAGATGTGATGGGACATGCTCTGGAGCTGAAG GATCCACTCCACTTCCGAAGTCTACATAAGAATCTTGGTACGAAGAGAAACAGCACCATCTTGAGGACCCTGTACTACCCCCCACCAAACTTTGAGCAGTTGAAAGAGAACCAGATTCGATGCGGGGAGCACACTGACTATGGAGGCATCACCTTACTCTTCCAGGATGCACAAGGAGGCCTCGAG GTGCAAGATGTGGAAGGATCGTGGATATCCGCCAGGCCACTGGAGGGAGCTGTAATTGTGAATCTTGGAGATCTCATGCAGATGTGGACAGCAGATAAATTGATAGCATCA GTGCACCGTGTCATCATGCCTAGCGCACCTGTACCGAGACAGTCCATAGTGTTCTTCGGTCACCCAGACGATGATGAGACAATTTCATGCATTGATGGAAGCAACAAGTATCCACCTGTCAACAGCTTGGAATATCTGGAGAGAAGATTAAATGCAACCTACTAG
- the LOC140228620 gene encoding uncharacterized protein isoform X2, with product MAKSIAVVDFEAYRIDAERGDDKAFQKLVDEVKHALTTVGFMYLVNHGIPSDKIEDAFKYSKKFFELPEETKLSYTGPQDNKYSIHGFEETEKERCCLERPHDLKQCFNYTVKAVTEDMWPDKSLPEFRQSMEELYGWCIKLHNKILDVMGHALELKDPLHFRSLHKNLGTKRNSTILRTLYYPPPNFEQLKENQIRCGEHTDYGGITLLFQDAQGGLEVQDVEGSWISARPLEGAVIVNLGDLMQMWTADKLIASVHRVIMPSAPVPRQSIVFFGHPDDDETISCIDGSNKYPPVNSLEYLERRLNATY from the exons ATGGCAAAGAGCATAGCAGTCGTGGATTTCGAGGCGTATCGTATCGATGCCGAACGCGGAGATGATAAGGCATTTCAAAAGTTGGTGGACGAAGTCAAGCACGCTCTCACCACTGTAGGTTTCATGTACCTCGTCAATCATGGAATTCCTTCAGATAAG ATCGAAGATGCCTTCAAATATTCAAAGAAGTTCTTCGAGCTGCCTGAAGAAACCAAGCTGAGCTACACTGGTCCCCAGGATAACAAGTACTCCATCCATGGCTTCGAAGAGACTGAAAAAGAGAG GTGCTGCTTAGAGAGACCACACGATCTCAAGCAGTGCTTCAACTACACGGTGAAAGCAGTCACAGAGGAT ATGTGGCCTGATAAAAGCTTGCCAGAGTTCAGACAGTCCATGGAGGAGTTGTATGGCTGGTGCATCAAACTTCACAACAAAATTCTAGATGTGATGGGACATGCTCTGGAGCTGAAG GATCCACTCCACTTCCGAAGTCTACATAAGAATCTTGGTACGAAGAGAAACAGCACCATCTTGAGGACCCTGTACTACCCCCCACCAAACTTTGAGCAGTTGAAAGAGAACCAGATTCGATGCGGGGAGCACACTGACTATGGAGGCATCACCTTACTCTTCCAGGATGCACAAGGAGGCCTCGAG GTGCAAGATGTGGAAGGATCGTGGATATCCGCCAGGCCACTGGAGGGAGCTGTAATTGTGAATCTTGGAGATCTCATGCAGATGTGGACAGCAGATAAATTGATAGCATCA GTGCACCGTGTCATCATGCCTAGCGCACCTGTACCGAGACAGTCCATAGTGTTCTTCGGTCACCCAGACGATGATGAGACAATTTCATGCATTGATGGAAGCAACAAGTATCCACCTGTCAACAGCTTGGAATATCTGGAGAGAAGATTAAATGCAACCTACTAG